Proteins encoded by one window of Sardina pilchardus chromosome 7, fSarPil1.1, whole genome shotgun sequence:
- the LOC134087076 gene encoding MAP kinase-activated protein kinase 2-like translates to MSHAQNQAKAIPGLKKSVITEEYKVTSQVLGMGINGRVLEVFRKSNGQKYALKMLLDCPKARREVELHCRASTCPHIVGIADVYENLYQGKKYLLIVMECMEGGELFSCIQKRGDQCFTEREASNIMKHIGEAIQALHAINIAHRDVKPENLLYTSKRSDAVLKLTDFGFAKETVSHNSLATPCYTPYYVAPEVLGPEKYDKSCDMWSLGVIMYILLCGYPPFYSLHGQAMSPGMKTRIRNGQYGFPADEWSDVSEEAKQLIRLLLKTEPTERMNITEFMNHPWIQSMEVPQTPLHTSRVLNEELEAWEEVKKEMTSGLSEIRVDYDQVRIKNVQDSHNPLLMKRRKKAGLAS, encoded by the exons ATGTCCCATGCACAAAATCAAGCAAAAGCGATCCCGGGATTGAAGAAGAGCGTTATAACGGAAGAATACAAAGTTACGAGTCAAGTACTTGGTATGGGCATAAATGGCAGGGTCCTGGAAGTATTTCGGAAGAGCAACGGTCAAAAGTACGCCTTAAAG ATGCTGCTGGACTGCCCCAAGGCTCGGCGAGAGGTGGAGCTGCACTGTCGAGCCTCTACATGCCCTCACATTGTGGGCATCGCTGACGTCTACGAGAACCTCTACCAGGGCAAGAAGTATCTCCTCATCGTCATGGAATG TATGGAAGGGGGTGAGCTGTTCAGTTGCATCCAGAAGAGAGGAGACCAGTGCTTCACAGagagag aggcTTCAAACATCATGAAGCATATCGGAGAAGCCATCCAGGCCTTACACGCCATCAACATTGCACATAGGGATGTCAAG CCCGAGAACCTCCTGTACACATCAAAACGATCAGACGCCGTGCTCAAACTGACAGACTTTGGGTTTGCCAAAGAGACCGTGTCACACAACTCACTAGCCACACCCTGCTACACACCTTACTATGTCG CCCCAGAGGTCCTTGGTCCAGAGAAATATGATAAGTCCTGTGATATGTGGTCCCTGGGGGTCATCATGTACATACT TCTGTGTGGCTACCCTCCGTTCTACTCCCTGCACGGCCAGGCCATGTCGCCCGGCATGAAGACGAGAATTCGGAACGGCCAGTACGGGTTCCCCGCCGACGAGTGGTCGGATGTGTCAGAGGAAG CAAAGCAGCTGATTAGGCTGTTGCTGAAGACAGAACCCACCGAGAGGATGAATATCACAGAGTTCATGAACCACCCCTGGATACAG TCAATGGAAGTTCCCCAGACACCTCTCCACACAAGTCGAGTCCTGAATGAAGAACTAGAAGCTTGGGAAGAAGTGAAG AAGGAAATGACCAGTGGCCTATCAGAAATAAGAGTGGACTATGACCAGGTCAGAATAAAAAATGTTCAAGACTCACACAATCCACttctgatgaagaggaggaagaaggctGGCCTTGCATCTTAA